In the genome of Vanacampus margaritifer isolate UIUO_Vmar chromosome 1, RoL_Vmar_1.0, whole genome shotgun sequence, one region contains:
- the arhgef7b gene encoding rho guanine nucleotide exchange factor 7b isoform X1: MNAAEQTVTWLITLGVLESPKKSISDPEAFLRTSLQDGVVLCKLLERLRPGTTEKFFQEPRSDSEYQLNISEFIKGIGVFGVESFEVNDLLQGLNFTKVLNCLAALNKATEDSGVSVCTPHSATLRIKSFDSLNSQSRSSKLQPPQFHSLDMSEGSGCGHFLFKARFLFQQTNEDELSFSKGDIINVSRQEEGGWWEGSLNGKTGWFPSNYVRELKGSDKPLDKPKSATLRSPPKGFDTSIISKTYYNVVLQNILEAESEYSRELQSLLGSYLRSLQPTDRLSGEDISHIQGNLEEISTFQQMLVQSLEEHTKLPECQQRIGGFFLSLMPQMKTLYVTYCSNHPSAVSVLTQQSEELGDYMESRGANSPGILTLTTSLSKPFTRLERYPTLLKEMDRHMEDQHPGRVDLQTCMASFQSLAAQCQEVRKKKDLELQILTEPIRNWEGEDIRTLGPVLHMSQAAVRSQNCQESSERYLLLFPHTLLFLSASMRMSGFIYQGKMPLSGMLISRMEDGETMRNAFEISGAQCDRMQVACNNQQDLLEWLDLLTKHTHTPAARTHKTQSVCHTLPSMPVTPSRHSETRGGSSAFHTLPHLSSYGGSPMWGALEPQSTSKPWSMSCLRPAPPLRPSAALNNKEDMSKSPKNMKKLLPKRKPERKPSEEDFTVRKSTAALEEDAQILKVIEAYCTSAKTRQTLNSTWQGTDLMHNHVLADSSFIVAGVPGNLPCSDQSEDSDYDSIWTATSYRTASFSRSSRRDVHMLFPEEEKIIVEETRSNGQTVMEERSLVDTVYSLRDEVQELKQDNKRMKRTLEEEQRARKELERIIRRVLKNMNDPTWDETNL, translated from the exons TCTTTTGAGGTCAATGACCTCCTTCAGGGGCTGAACTTCACCAAGGTCCTAAACTGCTTGGCTGCTCTGAACAAAGCCACTGAAG ATTCAGGTGTTTCTGTTTGTACGCCACACTCCGCCACATTGAGGATTAAATCGTTTGACTCTCTGAACAGTCAAAGTCGTTCCTCCAAACTGCAGCCGCCTCAGTTTCACAGCCTT GACATGTCTGAGGGCAGTGGCTGCGGCCATTTTCTTTTCAAGGCACGCTTCCTATTCCAGCAGACAAATGAGGACGAACTGTCCTTCTCCAAGGGCGACATCATTAATGTGAGCAGGCAGGAAGAGGGGGGCTGGTGGGAAGGTTCGCTCAATGGCAAGACCGGCTGGTTCCCCAGTAACTATGTGCGGGAACTGAAAGGAAGCG ACAAGCCATTAGACAAACCCAAGTCTGCGACACTGAGAAGTCCACCGAAAGGTTTCGACACCTCTATCATCAGCAAGACCTACTACAATGTG gTCCTCCAGAACATATTGGAAGCAGAGAGTGAGTATTCAAGGGAACTGCAAAGTCTTTTGGGGTCCTACCTGCGCTCCCTCCAACCCACAGACAG GCTGAGTGGTGAAGACATCAGCCACATTCAAGGAAATCTCGAGGAGATTTCGACCTTCCAGCAGATGCTGGTTCAGTCCTTGGAGGAGCATACAAA acttccAGAATGTCAGCAGAGGATAGGAGGCTTCTTCCTGAGTCTAATGCCCCAAATGAAGACTCTTTATGTGACTTACTGCTCAAACCATCCGTCTGCCGTCAGTGTGCTCACTCAGCAAAG CGAGGAGCTGGGTGATTACATGGAATCCAGAGGGGCAAATAGTCCAGGGATTTTGACACTGACCACCAGTCTGAGTAAACCCTTCACTCGACTGGAGAGATACCCAACCCTGCTCAAGGAAATGGACAGGCACATGGAG GACCAACACCCCGGCAGAGTTGACCTCCAAACCTGTATGGCATCATTTCAAAGCCTCGCA GCCCAGTGCCAGGAAGTGAGGAAGAAGAAGGACCTGGAGTTACAAATTTTAACCGAGCCAATCAGGAACTGGGAAGGGGAGGACATCAGGACCCTCGGCCCCGTTCTTCACATGTCCCAGGCTGCGGTCCGCTCTCAGAACTGTCAG GAGTCAAGTGAACGCTACCTTCTCCTCTTCCCTCACACTCTGCTCTTCCTCTCCGCAAGCATGAGGATGAGTGGATTTATCTACCAG GGGAAGATGCCACTGTCAGGCATGTTGATCTCCAGGATGGAAGATGGGGAAACCATGAGGAATGCTTTTGAAATTTCTG GTGCCCAATGTGACCGTATGCAAGTGGCATGCAACAATCAGCAGGATCTGCTGGAGTGGCTGGACCTTctcaccaaacacacacacacccctgctgcacgcacacacaagactCAGTCGGTGTGCCACACA TTGCCCTCAATGCCCGTCACCCCTTCCCGGCACTCAGAGACTCGTGGCGGAAGCAGCGCCTTCCACACCCTCCCTCATCTTTCCTCATACGGCGGCAGCCCCATGTGGGGGGCCCTGGAGCCACAGAGTACCTCAAAACCATGGAGCATGAGCTGTCTTCGGCCTGCGCCCCCTCTCCGACCATCTGCTGCCCTTAACAACAAGGAG GATATGAGTAAGAGTCCAAAGAATATGAAGAAGCTGCTTCCCAAGAGGAAACCGGAGCGGAAACCCTCCGAAGAAGACTTCACTGTGAGAAAGA GCACAGCAGCTCTGGAGGAGGATGCTCAGATCTTAAAAGTGATTGAGGCATACTGCACCAGTGCCAAGACGCGACAGACCCTTAACTCCA CCTGGCAAGGCACTGACCTCATGCACAACCATGTGCTCGCTGACTCCAGCTTCATCGTTGCTGGCGTCCCGGGCAACCTGCCATGTTCCGACCAATCAGAAGACTCGGATTATGACAGTATCTGGACCGCTACTAGTTACAGGACTGCCTCATTTTCTC gttCCAGCAGGAGGGATGTTCACATGTTGTTCCCAGAAGAAGAGAAGATCATAGTGGAGGAAACCAGGAGCAATGGACAAACTGTAATGGAGGAGAG GAGCCTGGTAGACACTGTATACAGTTTGAGAGATGAGGTCCAAGAACTCAAACAG GACAacaagaggatgaagaggacaCTAGAGGAGGAGCAGCGAGCTAGGAAAGAGCTTGAGAGGATCATCAGGAGAGTTTTGAAGAACATGAACGACCCAACCTGGGATGAGACGAACCTCTGA